A window of the Lactobacillus gasseri ATCC 33323 = JCM 1131 genome harbors these coding sequences:
- a CDS encoding SAM hydrolase/SAM-dependent halogenase family protein has translation METNHFLVLQTDFGLKDGAVSAMHGVAHLVAPHVAVSDLTHEIPPYDIWAASYRLYQTIKYWPKGTTFVSVVDPGVGSDRKSIAVKTKSGHFIITPDNGSLTHVATYMGLEEVREIDEQKNRLPYSSESNTFHGRDIYAYNGALLADGEKSFEDLGEPLDPTSVVKLPLTEAKLENDHLTGSIDVLDIRFGSLWTNIPYDLVKKADIKRGDKLTVTITYQGQTYYHDTIPFVTSFADVAIKDPLMYINSLVNVGIALNQASFADTYKIGTGNDWKIDLTRE, from the coding sequence ATGGAAACAAATCATTTTCTAGTATTACAAACCGACTTCGGTTTAAAAGATGGTGCTGTTAGCGCCATGCACGGCGTAGCTCATTTGGTTGCTCCGCACGTTGCTGTTTCAGATTTAACTCATGAGATTCCGCCTTATGATATTTGGGCTGCATCTTACCGCCTCTACCAGACAATCAAATATTGGCCCAAAGGCACAACTTTTGTTTCAGTAGTTGACCCAGGTGTTGGCTCAGATCGAAAGAGTATCGCAGTTAAAACAAAAAGCGGACATTTTATTATTACACCTGATAACGGTTCATTAACACATGTTGCAACTTATATGGGACTTGAGGAAGTAAGAGAAATTGATGAACAAAAGAACCGTCTTCCTTATTCTTCAGAAAGTAATACTTTCCATGGCCGTGATATTTACGCTTATAACGGCGCCCTTTTAGCTGATGGCGAAAAATCATTTGAAGATCTAGGAGAGCCATTAGATCCAACTTCAGTTGTGAAATTGCCACTTACCGAAGCCAAATTAGAAAATGATCATCTAACGGGATCAATTGATGTATTAGATATTCGCTTTGGTTCTTTATGGACAAATATTCCTTATGACTTAGTTAAAAAAGCCGATATCAAACGCGGCGACAAACTTACTGTCACAATTACTTATCAAGGTCAAACCTATTATCATGATACAATACCTTTTGTTACATCCTTTGCCGATGTAGCAATCAAAGATCCATTGATGTATATCAATTCATTAGTCAATGTCGGTATTGCACTAAATCAAGCTTCATTTGCCGATACCTACAAAATTGGTACTGGAAATGATTGGAAAATTGATTTAACTAGAGAATAA